The Lolium rigidum isolate FL_2022 chromosome 2, APGP_CSIRO_Lrig_0.1, whole genome shotgun sequence genomic interval CCAGCCCCGGCGGCGTAGAATCTCACCATCCTCACGAACCACACCGGGCCGAGTACCGCCCTCATGGCCGTGTACGCCACGTAGAACGGGAGCGACAGCGCCGCGTGCGCCCTGGCGGCCGCGGGCGAGCCGGCGCGGCGCATGTCGGCCAGCGTCCACAGGTTCTGCACGAGGCTGGTGGCCTCGGCGAGCACCTCCAGGGCGAGCAGCGCGTAGGCGCCGCGTCGGACGGCGGCGCGGCAGGTGGCGAGGACGTAGAGCGTGGCGAGGTGGTGCGCGACGAAGAGGGCCTCGTGGGGCAGGAAGACGAGGTAGTGGAGGAGGTCGATGGCGAAGTAGGCTGTGCTGAAGTCGAGGGCGAGGTCGTCGGCGCGCGTGTTGGGCGCCGCGAGCGcgaggtcgccggcggcggccgggttgGACAGCACGGCGCGCAGGGCAAGCAGCAACGCCGGCGTGCCGTGGAAGAGCGAGGTGAAGCAGCTGGACGCGTCCGGGCGGTGCTGCCGGCTCCAGCGGCGGAACACGACCAAGTAGCCGAGGAGGTAGATGGCCGCGAACATTACCAGGAAAGGCAGGAACATGGAGTCCGTCGTGCGCGGGGTGGATGATGCGGACTCCATTGATCGATCGAGCTCAGGCTCCCTCGATGTATGAGTGCCTGTGCCTCTTCTTGCTTTGATCGGCAATGGGTACAATAGTGTGATGTGGTTGGCTTGGCTGAGAGGTGATGAGCGGTCGGTTTCTGGAGAAATGAGATAGTCCCGTGCACGGGACGTCCCGTGCATGGAAGAGCCATCCATAGGTTCGAGATTCGGATCCGGATTCCTTATATTCTCGGCTATTCTTATTCTATGTCATGTTGTATCTTGTATGCACGGCTTCGCACTGTCGAGAACTACCCCCATTCCCGCAACCTCTCCTCTCatcttttgaaccaaggcatcCCGTAAACTAGtttcaccataaaccctagatgtgGGAACCTCTAAATGCAGCCGACCAGGATGCTGATCGAATATGTCCGGGAaggggaaaatgaaacaaaatatttTTAGTTTATTGCGAAAGGAAAACATACACAGAAGAAGATATTTCAGTTAGAACAAGAGTGAACCACTGTGGGAGAAGAAAACTGGAaggtctattttttttttgagaaacacagtacaaacgcagacgctcacatacacgcgcatacactcacccctatgaacgcacacacgcacaccctacccctatgagcaccttcggaagactgagccggcggattgaatcttgaaattgacgaagtcaccacagagcGCCTcattgtcgacgggaacgtcgctcccatcgaatgaatattccgcctttatgagacacacggatgtcaaatgcgggatttgaactctggtgagctACAgagacaaccaccctcctaaccacccaacctcaggttggttctcctgGAAGGTCTATTTGACAAAACATTACAATGAACTCTTTGGACATTGGTCTCAAATAATTTCCCAATAATTTCTCAATCATGTGCGATTATATCCATGATATACCTCAATTGTCTCTTGAAGAAAATGCAATTCTTACAGCTGACTTCACTTAGAAGAAATTGTATGAAGCAATTTTCAGACGGAGCACAACAAAGCTCCTACACTAGATGGGTTTTTAGCAGATATtttcaaaagaaagaaagaaagaaagaaagaggatgtcatcaagatggacttgatggCAATGTTTTTCAGTTGTAAATTGGGAACTCTACCTTGTTCAAACTGAATTTCAATGTTATCACACTACCCAAACAGTGGTGTATGTCTTCTTTTTTTGCGATAAAGAGTGGTGTATGTCTTCTATATAAGCTCCAAATTTTTCACTAAAGTGGGTGTTGATCGCATTACATGGTGATTAGACCCATTATCTTAGAAGGGGTTGTCCTTTATGAAGGGATTCACACAGCTTGAGGGTCGCGTAAGGGCCATTGACTATATTGACCAGACCATTTTTTTAGACTACAAAAAGATTGAGGCATGTCCATCCGTTGCCCCCAATGCTTATGAATATAGTAGCAGAT includes:
- the LOC124688306 gene encoding TLC domain-containing protein At5g14285-like — its product is MHGTSRARDYLISPETDRSSPLSQANHITLLYPLPIKARRGTGTHTSREPELDRSMESASSTPRTTDSMFLPFLVMFAAIYLLGYLVVFRRWSRQHRPDASSCFTSLFHGTPALLLALRAVLSNPAAAGDLALAAPNTRADDLALDFSTAYFAIDLLHYLVFLPHEALFVAHHLATLYVLATCRAAVRRGAYALLALEVLAEATSLVQNLWTLADMRRAGSPAAARAHAALSLPFYVAYTAMRAVLGPVWFVRMVRFYAAGAGKGAVPAWAWVSWTVVIGSGIVLSVLWVGNLWFVYFRDRKESSRNKEQ